One window of the Pseudofrankia sp. DC12 genome contains the following:
- a CDS encoding IS3 family transposase (programmed frameshift): MPQKRRAFTPEFKSEAAKLVIETSRPIAQVARELGVLEGTLSNWVNAYRREHADDEPPATVNERARLRELERENRELRMENEFLKKPQRTLRPGSPVSDTFEFIDAEYANNKIENSGDPAPTIKQMCRWADVSRSGYYEWLNRPESATAKRREELKTLIIASFNASDGTYGYRRVHADLVAGGRACGPELVRALMRELGLEPCQPKPWRHSLTDADDEPAKIPDLVSRDFTADAPGQKMVGDITYIPTWEGWLFLATVIDCFDKRVVGWAMDDNYKTPLIEEAITMAARNHTLKKDAIFHSDRGSNYTSADFATTLKKLGIKQSVGRTGICYDNAMAESFFAALKNERVHRTAYPTREHARRDIARYIEIRYNTTRRHSALDYRTPQQVYNEYQLRLEAA, encoded by the exons TTGCCACAGAAACGCAGGGCTTTCACGCCTGAGTTCAAGAGCGAGGCCGCGAAGTTGGTGATCGAGACGTCTCGTCCGATTGCCCAGGTCGCGCGCGAACTCGGAGTACTGGAAGGAACCCTATCGAACTGGGTCAACGCGTACCGGCGGGAGCACGCCGACGATGAGCCACCGGCGACCGTAAACGAGCGTGCCCGGCTCCGGGAACTTGAGCGCGAGAACCGCGAGCTGCGCATGGAGAACGAGTTCCTAAAAAAACCGCAGCGTAC ACTTCGCCCGGGATCACCGGTGAGCGACACGTTCGAGTTCATCGACGCGGAGTACGCCAACAACAAGATCGAAAACTCGGGCGACCCGGCGCCGACGATCAAACAGATGTGTCGATGGGCCGACGTTTCGCGCTCTGGCTACTACGAGTGGCTCAACCGGCCCGAATCGGCGACCGCGAAACGACGCGAAGAACTGAAAACACTGATCATCGCCTCGTTCAACGCGTCCGACGGCACCTACGGCTACCGCCGCGTCCACGCCGACCTGGTCGCCGGCGGCCGGGCCTGCGGGCCCGAGCTCGTCCGCGCCCTCATGCGCGAGCTGGGCCTCGAGCCCTGCCAGCCCAAGCCCTGGCGACACAGCCTCACCGACGCCGACGACGAACCAGCCAAGATCCCCGACCTCGTCTCGCGCGACTTCACCGCCGACGCCCCCGGCCAGAAGATGGTCGGCGACATCACCTACATTCCCACCTGGGAAGGCTGGCTCTTCCTCGCCACCGTGATCGACTGCTTCGACAAGCGCGTGGTCGGCTGGGCAATGGACGACAACTACAAAACGCCGCTCATCGAGGAAGCCATCACCATGGCCGCCCGGAACCACACCCTGAAGAAAGACGCCATCTTCCACTCCGACCGCGGCAGCAACTACACCTCGGCCGACTTCGCCACGACCCTGAAAAAACTCGGGATCAAGCAGTCCGTCGGCCGCACCGGAATCTGCTACGACAACGCGATGGCCGAATCCTTCTTCGCCGCACTCAAGAACGAGCGCGTCCACCGCACCGCCTACCCGACGCGCGAACATGCCCGACGCGACATTGCCCGGTACATCGAAATCCGCTACAATACGACCAGGCGCCACTCCGCACTCGACTATCGGACCCCACAACAGGTCTACAACGAGTACCAGTTGCGCCTGGAAGCCGCCTGA
- a CDS encoding DDE-type integrase/transposase/recombinase, which produces MHGPRPEPARQVQPSALDLVERAEIVAVLDSERFADKSPAQVWAVVLDEGRYLGSVSTIYRVLRADGQVRERRALASHPARVRPELVADAPDLVWTWDITKVKGPTRGVYFDVYVTLDIYSRKAVHLEVHTTENGELAKGFIENCIAANGGVMPVTVHSDNGTSMTSKNVAALLADLHIERSRSRPKVSNDNPYSEAAFKTLKYCPAFPGDFASIYDARVFVNEFFDYYNTEHRHSGIGLYTPGSVHDGTWKYVRDARQIVLDAAYAIHPDRFHHGPPRAPELPSRVWINQPPAKIETQEDQPTT; this is translated from the coding sequence ATGCACGGTCCGCGGCCGGAGCCGGCGCGGCAGGTACAGCCCAGCGCGCTCGACCTGGTGGAGCGGGCGGAGATCGTGGCGGTGCTCGACAGTGAGCGGTTCGCGGACAAGTCCCCGGCCCAGGTGTGGGCGGTCGTGCTCGACGAGGGCCGCTACCTGGGCAGTGTCTCCACGATCTACCGGGTTCTGCGGGCCGACGGGCAGGTCCGGGAGCGCCGGGCGCTGGCGAGCCATCCCGCGAGGGTCCGCCCGGAGCTCGTCGCCGACGCCCCTGACCTTGTCTGGACCTGGGATATCACCAAAGTGAAGGGTCCCACCCGGGGTGTGTACTTCGACGTGTACGTGACCCTTGACATCTATTCACGTAAGGCTGTCCATTTGGAGGTCCACACCACCGAGAACGGGGAGCTCGCCAAGGGATTCATCGAGAACTGTATCGCCGCGAACGGAGGGGTCATGCCGGTTACCGTCCACTCCGACAATGGCACCTCGATGACGAGTAAGAACGTCGCGGCGCTGCTCGCGGACCTGCACATCGAACGGTCCCGGTCGCGGCCGAAGGTGTCGAACGACAACCCGTACTCGGAGGCCGCTTTCAAGACGTTGAAGTACTGCCCCGCGTTTCCCGGGGACTTCGCCAGCATCTACGACGCCCGGGTGTTCGTCAACGAGTTCTTCGACTACTACAACACCGAGCACCGTCATTCAGGGATCGGACTATACACACCCGGATCGGTCCACGACGGAACCTGGAAATACGTCCGGGACGCCCGTCAGATCGTCCTGGACGCGGCCTACGCCATCCACCCGGACCGGTTCCACCACGGGCCACCCCGGGCCCCAGAACTCCCGAGCCGGGTGTGGATCAACCAACCCCCAGCCAAGATCGAAACTCAGGAGGATCAACCCACGACCTGA
- a CDS encoding transposase produces MADVPSDGSGRSRGPGPKGAGSREGQPTRRTFTSAYKLRIVGEYDALTEHGSRGALLRCEGLYQSHIDKWRRSRDRGALSVAGSAAVSSPAKAVPESAENRRLKADNARLVAELAKTRAVLEVMGKVSALLEVLSESADRE; encoded by the coding sequence ATGGCTGATGTGCCGTCGGATGGTTCGGGGAGATCGAGGGGACCAGGTCCGAAGGGGGCCGGTTCGCGGGAGGGCCAGCCGACGCGTCGGACGTTTACCTCGGCGTACAAGTTGAGAATTGTCGGCGAGTACGACGCGTTGACTGAACACGGTTCTCGCGGGGCGTTGCTGCGTTGCGAGGGCTTGTACCAGTCGCATATCGACAAGTGGCGCCGTTCCCGGGATCGAGGGGCGTTGAGTGTTGCGGGCTCGGCGGCCGTTTCGAGCCCGGCGAAGGCGGTGCCGGAGTCGGCGGAGAACCGGCGCCTGAAGGCTGACAATGCACGGCTGGTCGCGGAGCTGGCGAAGACGCGGGCGGTGCTGGAGGTGATGGGAAAAGTGTCCGCGCTCTTGGAGGTGCTCTCCGAGAGCGCGGACAGGGAGTAG